In Mesoplodon densirostris isolate mMesDen1 chromosome Y unlocalized genomic scaffold, mMesDen1 primary haplotype SUPER_Y_unloc_2, whole genome shotgun sequence, a single window of DNA contains:
- the LOC132483004 gene encoding ferritin light chain-like, producing MQNQCCGHALFQDAWKPSQDEWGKTQDTVEDAILREKNLNQALSDLCALGPARADSHLCDFLESRFLEEQLKLIKKMGDHLTNLRRLSGPQAVLASLLSGHVSI from the exons atgcaaaaccagTGCTGCGGCCACGCCCTCTTCCAGGATGCGTGGAAGCCTTCTCAAGATGAGTGGGGTAAAACCCAGGACACTGTGGAAGACGCCATCCTTAGGGAGAAGAACCTGAACCAGGCACTATCGGATCTGTGCGCCCTGGGTCCTGCCCGCGCAGACTCCCAcctctgtgacttcctggagagccgcTTCCTGGAGGAGCAGCTAAAACTCATCAAGAAGATGGGCGACCACCTGACCAACCTCCGCAGGCTGTCTGGTCCGCAGGCTGTGCTGG CTTCCCTCTTATCAGGACATGTCAGCATTTAG